Below is a genomic region from Gillisia sp. Hel_I_86.
GTAGGGTGTACGCCTACGAAAGCTTATGTAGCAAGTGCGAGAAGGGCCTTTATCGCAAAAAATAGTTCTAATTTAGGTATTGAAATTGAAGGGAAAGTTGAAGTAAACCTCAAAACGATCAAGGCTAGGAAAGATAAAATTATTCAAGATTCCAGAGATGGCTTGAACAAGATGCTGACAGAAACTGAGGGTATCACATTATTAAAAGGAACTGCAAAATTTAAAGACGCAAATACAGTGGAAGTAGATGGCAAAACCTTTACTGCAGATAAATTCTATATCAATGTTGGTGGGAGAGCCAGAATTCCTGAAGGCTTCAAGGAAGTGAACTGTCTTACCAATACCAGTATTCTGGAATTGGAAGAAATTCCCGAACATCTTATTATTGTTGGTGGCGGCTATATCGGGCTCGAATTTGGACAAATGTTTCGCCGTTTTGGGAGTAAAGTCACAATTTTGGAAAGCGGAGATCAATTACTGAAACGCGAGGATAATGATATTGCTGAAGGGATTGCCGAGATCTTTAAAAATGAAGATATAGACATCAGGTTAAATGCCGAATGCATAAGTGCAAAAAATGTAGGAGATCAAATTGAAGTTAATATTAATTGTACTGAAGGATCTCCTTCTATTATCGGTTCCCATTTATTAATCGCTACTGGAAGAATTCCAAATACAGATAGCCTTAATCTCGAGAAGATTGGAGTGAAAATGGATAAAAGAGGCTATATTAAAGTGAATAATGAACTTCAATCCAACCTTCCACATATTTGGGCTCTTGGAGATTGCAACGGCCAAGGAGCCTTTACGCATACGGCTTACAACGATTTTCAAATCGTAAATTCTCATCTTTTTCAGGAGAATAAAAGAATGTTATCAGATAGGTTTATGTGCTATGCTGCATTTATAGATCCACCCATTGCAAGAGTTGGTCTTAACGAAAAAGAGATCAAAGAAAAAGGTCTAAAAGCTAAAGTAGCAACCAGAGCCATGTCTAAAATAGCTCGGGCTAAAGAAATGGGTGAAACTCAAGGAAAGCTGAAGATCTTTATTGAAGAAAAAACCGAGAAAATATTGGGCGCAACTTTTCTAGGAACCGGAGCCGATGAGTATATCCATAGCATCATAGACCTAATGTATGCGGATGCCCCTTATACCGTAATTAGGGATGCTGTCCATATTCACCCAACTGTAAGCGAATTGATCCCTACCATGCTGGAGAATCCAAAACCTATAAATTAAATTTTAAATACTCAATAGGAAATTAGTGATCTCCGCTAATGAGGCTCCAGTAATTTCCGGCTCTATAGCAAGTGGGTATAGGGATTTTCCGGATCTTTCAATAAATCCCGCCTTTAGCCCTGCCCGCTTCGCTCCAGCTATATCCCATCCGTGAGCTGCAATAAGCATACTGTCTTCGGGTAAAATATTCATTAAGGAATATGCACAGTGGTAGGTAGAAACATGAGGTTTGTAATTCTTTACTTCCTCTACACTCAATACTTTATCAAAAAAATGATGAATCTTGGCATATTTTAATTGATCCTGTACTACCTGTGGTTTCCCATTGGATAACGCAACTAATTTAAAACCATTGTTGCTTAAGATGTCCAAGGATTTAGCAACCTCTGGATAAGCAGATAATTTAGTTATCGGACTTAACACCTTCTTTACTTTCTCTTCTGAAAGTTGTACATCTAGTTTATGAGCAACCATTTTTAAGGTTGCAGCAGCGATCTCTGAAAAGTCCCTATAATTTTCTGTGAGGGTCTCCACCAATGAATAGTGAAGCAAGGTCGGAAACCAAATATCGAAAGCCCATTCATTTTTGAGAGCTTGGTTAATGGACTGCTCTAAGGGAGACATATCCAATAAGGTTTCATTTACATCGAAAATCAATAATTTAGGTTTTGTGGTCATCTTCCTTTCTTTAAAAATAATAAGTTATTAAAAAAACCGACCTCCATTAAGAGATCGGTTCCAACTATTGTAATTATAGGTTGTTATTATATAGGATCAAAATCAAATTTTTGTCCACCAACAGATATTCCTGCCATGGCACCTGCTTTTGCTTTGGTTACAATCCCAACTCCATTTCTAAATTCAACATCTCTGGATACTCCCTCTTCTAATAGAACTGCTGAAGCATTCGCAGATAACTCATAATTCCCTTTCTTAAAATCATCTAAAGCTTGTTGAGTTTGGAAAAAAATCACTTCAATAAAAGCTTTTCCCCCAGCTTGTAATCCAATATCTACTTGTTTAAGGCTTGCATATCCTACTAAATTTCCTTTTTCATAAACGGTTCCATTACCTGAGGCAGCACCTATAATATAGGCACCTTTACCAACATTGGGGAAAATTGCATATCCTACAGAATTGTTGAACAATGCAGCAATTTCAGGATTATTTGCTGAAACACTAGCTTTGGCATCTCTAGAATCTGCCATGATATCGGCGGCGGTATTCTTACTAGTCCCACAACTTGCCATCGTAATTACCATTAAGGCAACTAAACTTGTTTTTAATACTTTCATGTTTGTTTTTTTGGTTAATAAATCAAATATAGATAAGCTAAATAACCACTAGTGTTAATCGCTTGTTATTTCACTTTTCTTTAGGAAACGTTTTGCCTTAGTGTTAATTAATTAAGAAAATAAATCTATCTGTTTAAGGATCTCGGGAACAATACCAAGAGATATATGCCTGGAAAGACCGAGAAGAAAATACTTTTGAAATTAGAAGTTAACTTGGGTCCGACCCAAGAAAATCGCGTCAGTTCGAGTGAAATTCTGAAAGAATTTTTCTATATAGACAGCGGTTTTCGTTCCAAAACCTTTTCTCGATACAATTTTTACATGAAAAATTACGAACTGACGGTCTTTGAACTTCAATTAAGTTAGGTCGAACCAAAGTTGTAATGAACAGGGAATTAATATTTATAGAACGTTAATGTACTAAGACTGGATAATTTTTTAAAAAAGGGTTTTAGAAGGAAAAATCGTGAAGTCCTTGCTGGATAAAACTATTGTTACTGGAAATATCCTATGTTAGCATTTATTGTAAAAAAGCATTCCGCAGGATTTCAAAATTACGCAAAATGGACTTTTTAGGAGTCGGTAAAATTGCAGTCGGAACTGCAGCTCGGACGGAATTGAAAAACTATACGCAGGAATTAAAGAAGTATTTTTTACTCAATCCATTTTCTAAATTCGCTTGTTGCAGATGCGCTTGTAATTAAATGCTGTTTGTAGTTTTTGATTGAAATTGCCAATCTGTCTCCAAAGTAAGGCTCAATTTTTTCGATGAACTTGATATTTACGATTTCACCACGATTAATTTTAAAAAATTCTTTTGGGTTTAACTCTTTTATTAAATCGGATAACTTGTAGCGAAATTCATTCTCTTTTCCATTTTCGTCAATCGCGATGCATTTTCCTGAATTGGATAAAATTGCTCCAGTATAATTTGTGCTTAAAATTTTTATTTCCGTCTTGGTCTTTAAAATGATGCGTTCTTTGTAATTGTTGTTTAATCCGTCTATGGTTTCCGCTATTTTATTCCAATCAACCTCTTTATTTTGGAGGCTTTCAAACTTTTCCATTGCTTTATAAAACTTGTTATAGCTTATGGGTTTTAGTATATACGCTATTCCGTTTACATCGAAAGCATCTTGGTAAAAAGTGTTATAGGCAGTTGTAAATATAATCGGGGATTTTATAATATTGGTTTTCAATAGCGAAAATACATTTCCGTCCAACAGTTCAATATCAGAAAACACTACATCTACTTGTTCATTGGTTTGATACCATTTTTCGACTTCTTCCTTGCTTTGTAACGAAGCTACAATTTCTATTTTGTCGTTATATCGAAGAATAAGGTCTGAAATGATTTCAATATTTATGGCTTCGTCTTCTATGATCAGTACTTTCATATTTCTAAAACTAAGGGGATTTCAACAATAAATTCATTATTAGTTTCTGTAAAAATAACGTCTTTGTTAAAATTGAGTTGATATTGGCGTTTTAAATAATCATTTCCCGTTCCTGTTCCGAGCGTAAAATCCACTTTGTTAAGTTTGTTCTTGACCACAATAGTATCCTCCTTTCGTGAAAGTGAAATCACCAGCGGAATTTTATTACTCCCTCTATTGTGTTTTATTGCATTTTCTACGCATAATTGTAACGAACAAGGAATGATAAAACCATCTGTATTTTCGATACTATTTTCAATTTGATACGTATTTCCAAATCGTTTTTCTATCAAATTCATATAATTTTTCAAGAATGAAAGTTCATCCTTCAACTCGGCCAGTTGCTTTTTTCCGTGTTTTAAATAGTACCGATATACATCCGAAAAATCGTCGATAAAGCTTTCAATTTGTTCAGGCCTATTTTTTGCCAATCCTGATAAAATACTCAAATTATTGAATAGAAAATGAGGCTCTAGATTCTTTTGGAGCATTTGCGATTGTAAAGTCGCTTTTTCTTTTTCGGTTTGTTCTAATTCTAATGCGGTTTTTTGGGATTGCCTGAAATATAAAAATGCTGAAGTAAGCGCAAAAACATCAACAAGTATAAATGCAACTGAGAGCGTATTTCTTAATCTAGTTATGATATCATATTCTAGTTTATTACCTAACAGAACACGTAAAACAGCATAATCGACAATTAGACCTATAAGAGTAAATATAAAAAAAGATAAAATATAAACCTTCACGAATTTTAGGATTGTGTTTGTGATATCCATCTTATTAATGAATTTCCAAGAAACCAACACCGACAGTAATGCAAGTAGAGAAAATATTAAAATAGAGAGGTGATCAAAATAGTTGTAAAAATCAATATCACTAGTGCTAGCAGCGGTGCGTAGTTTATAAAAAAAATATATTTTAACCCCGTTACCTGTTAACAATAATACAAGTACTATTAAAATTTGCTTTACGTTTATTTTTCGATTTAACACCTTCACCTCTTTATAATTTTAGATCAACAAAACATATTTTAGATTAGTTATTTTTTGCTCTATTTTGTTCTTCTTCGTTTCCAGAATTACGTTGCTCAACTTTTATTTTTTTGTTACCAAAGCTATAGTTTAAGCTAATTTTTACATTTTGAGTATCAAAATAGTTAAGGTATGTTTGGTCTATGCCGTTGGTCTTGGTATTAACACTAGTTGCTTTGCGCTTTAATATATCGTTCACAGCTACTGTGCAATTTAGTTTTTTATCCAGTAACGAAAACTTTAAACCTAAATCAAGACTAACCATTTCTGATACTGAAAAATACATCAATTTTTGTGGCGAAGCGTAAATAAGTGTTGTTTCCGCTTGTACGGTTTTTGCTTTGTTCAAATGGAATGTGTTTCTGTTATATAACTGGAAGTTCCAGCCACTTAACAATTTGGCGTCTAAATCAAATCCATCTTTGTAGCGTGTGTCCATTTTTGATAATGTTGCCTGGGTCATGGTATTCCACCATTTGGTTGGGTTATATATGAAAGTTTCGGTTAACCCGTAATTATAAGCTGTATAAAAATTGTCAAATGTTATTACTATTCTTTGTTGGTCTCCATCTTCCGCTTCGATAATGTTGAAAGATCCATCATCTACATAACTTACAAATGCTTTACTGATGAGTTTTCCTTTATACGTATGTGTAACTTCTAAATTATCAGAAATTTGTGGCTGTAAAAAAGGATTTCCTTCTTGATACGAAATTGGACTTATGTAAAAACGAAACGGATTTAAACGCTCAAAACTGGGGCGTTGAATTCTTTTGCTATAACTCAGATTGAACATATTTTCACTATTTGGATTATATCCTACAAATACCGATGGAAATAGTTTATTGTATGAGTTGGTATCGGTTTGATCGTTTGTTTTTGAAACGCCTTTGGTTTGCGTATTTTCAAAACGAAGCCCGATTTTTGTTTGCCATTTTTCACCTAATGGCTTAGACATATCTGCATATATTGCATTAATGTTTTCAGAATAGATAAACTCATTACTTTGAGTTGGGTCAAAAACTGGTATGCCTGTTGTCATATTGAGAAAATTTACGTCACTATCTGTTTTTGTTAGTGTAGTTTTTACTCCGTAAGAAAAATTTGCCCACTCACTTGGGTGTTCCATATCTATTTTACCACTGTAATTTTTAATATCTTGATTGGTGTTATTTTCCGCTTCAAAAAAACTAGGATTTGTAATAAATTGTTCATTGCTAAAGTTTCTATCAAAAGAATTGTTAAAATTAAAATAATCAATATCAATAGATAGTTTTCTGCCAAGTGTATCTAATTTTTGAATGTAATGCGCATTTATTGAGTGGTTTTTGTTTGTTCTCTCGGCGTTACCTTGATTAATTGTAAACGTTCCATTACCATCATTTATTAATGTTCTTCCATCATCGTTAATACTTTTATTTTCAAACGACCCTGTATATAAAATTCCTACAGTAGCATTATCCGTCACATTGTAATCTAAACCCAACCTACCTGAGATCATATTCTCTTTATTTTTTACATCAAGATTTGTTTCGGTCGAGGCAGATGGATACACAATATCATATTGATCAAATCGTGCAGTGTTTCCTTTAGTCCCATTCAACGAAGCAATTAAATTAACTTTGTCTTTATTATAGTTAAATGTGTTTCCAAAATTAAATAACGGATATGTTGCTTGGGTGTAAGAAGTTCTTAATTGGTTATTCCAGCTATTTTCCTTTGATTTTTTCAGGACAATATTAATAAGTCCACTATTGCCCTCAGCATCATATTTTGATGGTGGCGTTGTAATAACTTCAATACTTTTAATGTCATCGGATGCGATAGTACTCAGATATGCACTTAATTCATTTCCTGATAATTGTACAATTCTATCATTGACCATTACCCGTACACTTCCTTTCCCTACAATGGCTAAATTGTCAGTATCTACATTTACACTTGGTGTAGCTTTTAGTGCATCAAGCGCGGTTCCACCAGTGCCTGCAACTGTATTTTCTACGTTAAAAACCAATCTATCCACTTTTTGTTGAATAAGTTTTTTACGAGCAGTAATCATTACCCCTTGTAGTTGTTGTCCTTCTTCCTCTAAAACGATGTTTCCGATAGTAGGTTCAATAGGATATATTTTTTTTGTGGCAAATCCTACAAAACTAATTTCTAAATAAAAATTTTCATTGTTTAAATCGATAGAAAAATCACCGTTTTCATCAGAAATTACACCTGTAATCAGTGAATTATCCGCTTTGTCTTTTGCTATAATGTTAGCAAATGAAATAGGTAGATTTTGTTTATCAATTATTTTTCCTGTGAAGTCTTGTCCGAAACTGATCGAACAAATAAAAGCCATTAAAAGTGTTGTTATGGTTTTCATAATAATAGTATTTTAAAATTAATAATACTCCAAAAGTATTTTGAGAATGCTGTTTTTGAAATAGCTATGCAATGAATTGAGGAAAAAATGAAATGAATTAGGGGAATTTTTACTCTGACGGGAATTGAAAAATCAGAGCGGGAATTCTTACTCGGGCGGAATGGAATCGCAAATGGACTTTTGAGCAGGTTTGCGGAGGAAAAACCAACTCGGACGAAATTAAAAATCGACCGCCGTGCGGTCTATTTTTTTTGATATTTTAGAGAAGTAGGAAAAAAACGTGCGGAATTTTCACTCGCACGGAGTAAAAAAAATAAAGCGGAACGCAACGGAGACGGCACACTCGGGCGGAAACAACAAATGCTAATGGCTATAACAAATAGGGCGGTAAGTGCCGTACCCATTGGCTTGGGCGTATTTACTAAGTCCGCCAAATCTTTAGGATTTGGCAATTGAAAAAAGAAATAATTACAAAACGAAAAGCTTTGGCTAAGTCCTTAAACGGAAAGGTATGTGCTTATCACCTGCCCTACTTGCCATAGCCTCAACGTTATGAATGGCCTAAAAATCTGTAGAATCCAAATGTATGATTTCGGTTTTTAAAACTTTTTCCTCCACATTTTTAGGTTGTGGTTTTTTTATCCTTTCCATTAGCAATTGCGTAGCTTCTTCTCCTATTTTTATGGGATGCTGATCTATATAGGAGATGGAAGGCCAAAGGAAGGGTGCGAAATCTTCATTAACATATCCAATGATTTTGATGTCCTGGGGGATTTTGAGGTCTTTTTCTTGTACCACTCTGGATGTTAAAAGGGTGCTCAAATAATCCAAGGTAACAAAAGCTTCCATCTTATGATTCTCCAGCAGAAGGTCGAGTTGTTTTGTTAAAACCCGGGAATCTTTGGATACTATTAAAAATTCCTCTTTCAAGGGTACATGGAGATCGCCCATCGCGGCCCTATACCCCTCTATCCTTGCTTGAGCCAAGCCCAGATCGCCAATGCTACAAACCAACCCAATTTTAGAAAGTCCTTTAGATTTCAAATACTGTACTGCATTATAGATGCTTTGCATATCGTCTACCCCAACTTTATCCAATACTAGTGCTACATTAATTCGGTCGAATAAAACCACTGGGATCTCATATTCGGTCAATCTATAAATGTGATCGTAATTTTTGGTGGTTTGGGTTTCGGCAGACAGCGAAATCAATATGCCATCGGCTATACCGTTCGAAACGAGATCCATAATCTGTTTTTCTACAGTCAAGGATTCATTGGAAATATAGGTAATTACTTGATATCCGAGTTTTCTGGCCTCTGCTTGTATTCCGCCCAACACTTTTGCGAAAAAAGTATTGGAAATATTGGGAACAATCACTGCGATGTTTCCAGTGCTCTGGCGTTTTAAATTTATTGCGGTAAGATTGGGACTATAATTATGGAGTTCTGCCAATTCTTTAACCCTTTTTACAGTATTCTCACTAATCTCTGGGCTTCCGTTCAAGGATTTGGAGACTGTAGACACGGAAACATTCAACAATTTAGCCAGTTCTTTTAAAGTGATTTTAGATCGCATCCTAATTTTTATTTACTGAAAAATTAAATTTAGAGAACTTAATCCAGTTTAACCTAGTTTTAAATTACATTCTGTATTGTTCAAGTAGCAAAATAGCCGATTAAATGATTTAATCGGCTTAGTGACCTCGCCAAGAATCGAACTTGGATCTAAAGTTTAGGAAACTTCTATTCTATCCGTTGAACTACGAGGCCTTTTAATAATTGCCGTAAATTTATGAACTTATTACAACATTCTTCTCATAAATTTCGAAGGAACCAAATTTTCAATCCAAAACTGGAGATACTGGTAGATAGCTAGATTTTTCCTATTTTTAATTAAAATTCGCATTATGATCCCAAAGCATAAATACCCCATTATATTCTTAATAGCTCTTATGTTTTCAGGAACTATGATCGCCCAAAATCATCCAATTATGAAAGATCCTTTTGCACACACCTTTTCTATAGTAGCCCGGGACTCTGTAACCGGAGAAATGGCCGTGGGGGTACAGAGCCATTGGTTTTCGGTGGGGCCTTTGGTGGCTTGGGGAAAATCCGGAGTTGGGGTGGTAGCAACCCAATCTTTTGTGAACCCTGCTTATGGCCCAAATGGATTGAAATTAATGGAAGAAGGAAAATCTGCCAAGCAAGCTTTAGAGGAACTAATTGCAGATGATGATGGGGAAGCTTATAGACAAGTTGCATTTTTAGATGCCAAAGGAAGAGCTGCAGCCCACACTGGAGACAAATGTGTGGAATCTGCTTATCATCATGTGGGAAAAAACTTTTCGGTGCAGGCAAATATGATGCTAAATGATAAAGTTGTTCCTGCCATGAAGGCAGCATTTTTAGAAAATTCAGATTTTCCATTGGCAGAACGCATTGTAAAAGTGCTTCAGGCAGCCCAAGATGCG
It encodes:
- a CDS encoding YSC84-related protein, whose amino-acid sequence is MKVLKTSLVALMVITMASCGTSKNTAADIMADSRDAKASVSANNPEIAALFNNSVGYAIFPNVGKGAYIIGAASGNGTVYEKGNLVGYASLKQVDIGLQAGGKAFIEVIFFQTQQALDDFKKGNYELSANASAVLLEEGVSRDVEFRNGVGIVTKAKAGAMAGISVGGQKFDFDPI
- a CDS encoding FAD-containing oxidoreductase produces the protein MDIKKFDAIIIGTGQAGPPLAASLAKNGLSTLIIEKAHLGGTCVNVGCTPTKAYVASARRAFIAKNSSNLGIEIEGKVEVNLKTIKARKDKIIQDSRDGLNKMLTETEGITLLKGTAKFKDANTVEVDGKTFTADKFYINVGGRARIPEGFKEVNCLTNTSILELEEIPEHLIIVGGGYIGLEFGQMFRRFGSKVTILESGDQLLKREDNDIAEGIAEIFKNEDIDIRLNAECISAKNVGDQIEVNINCTEGSPSIIGSHLLIATGRIPNTDSLNLEKIGVKMDKRGYIKVNNELQSNLPHIWALGDCNGQGAFTHTAYNDFQIVNSHLFQENKRMLSDRFMCYAAFIDPPIARVGLNEKEIKEKGLKAKVATRAMSKIARAKEMGETQGKLKIFIEEKTEKILGATFLGTGADEYIHSIIDLMYADAPYTVIRDAVHIHPTVSELIPTMLENPKPIN
- a CDS encoding sensor histidine kinase, encoding MDITNTILKFVKVYILSFFIFTLIGLIVDYAVLRVLLGNKLEYDIITRLRNTLSVAFILVDVFALTSAFLYFRQSQKTALELEQTEKEKATLQSQMLQKNLEPHFLFNNLSILSGLAKNRPEQIESFIDDFSDVYRYYLKHGKKQLAELKDELSFLKNYMNLIEKRFGNTYQIENSIENTDGFIIPCSLQLCVENAIKHNRGSNKIPLVISLSRKEDTIVVKNKLNKVDFTLGTGTGNDYLKRQYQLNFNKDVIFTETNNEFIVEIPLVLEI
- a CDS encoding LytR/AlgR family response regulator transcription factor gives rise to the protein MKVLIIEDEAINIEIISDLILRYNDKIEIVASLQSKEEVEKWYQTNEQVDVVFSDIELLDGNVFSLLKTNIIKSPIIFTTAYNTFYQDAFDVNGIAYILKPISYNKFYKAMEKFESLQNKEVDWNKIAETIDGLNNNYKERIILKTKTEIKILSTNYTGAILSNSGKCIAIDENGKENEFRYKLSDLIKELNPKEFFKINRGEIVNIKFIEKIEPYFGDRLAISIKNYKQHLITSASATSEFRKWIE
- a CDS encoding LacI family DNA-binding transcriptional regulator produces the protein MRSKITLKELAKLLNVSVSTVSKSLNGSPEISENTVKRVKELAELHNYSPNLTAINLKRQSTGNIAVIVPNISNTFFAKVLGGIQAEARKLGYQVITYISNESLTVEKQIMDLVSNGIADGILISLSAETQTTKNYDHIYRLTEYEIPVVLFDRINVALVLDKVGVDDMQSIYNAVQYLKSKGLSKIGLVCSIGDLGLAQARIEGYRAAMGDLHVPLKEEFLIVSKDSRVLTKQLDLLLENHKMEAFVTLDYLSTLLTSRVVQEKDLKIPQDIKIIGYVNEDFAPFLWPSISYIDQHPIKIGEEATQLLMERIKKPQPKNVEEKVLKTEIIHLDSTDF
- a CDS encoding TonB-dependent receptor domain-containing protein, whose product is MKTITTLLMAFICSISFGQDFTGKIIDKQNLPISFANIIAKDKADNSLITGVISDENGDFSIDLNNENFYLEISFVGFATKKIYPIEPTIGNIVLEEEGQQLQGVMITARKKLIQQKVDRLVFNVENTVAGTGGTALDALKATPSVNVDTDNLAIVGKGSVRVMVNDRIVQLSGNELSAYLSTIASDDIKSIEVITTPPSKYDAEGNSGLINIVLKKSKENSWNNQLRTSYTQATYPLFNFGNTFNYNKDKVNLIASLNGTKGNTARFDQYDIVYPSASTETNLDVKNKENMISGRLGLDYNVTDNATVGILYTGSFENKSINDDGRTLINDGNGTFTINQGNAERTNKNHSINAHYIQKLDTLGRKLSIDIDYFNFNNSFDRNFSNEQFITNPSFFEAENNTNQDIKNYSGKIDMEHPSEWANFSYGVKTTLTKTDSDVNFLNMTTGIPVFDPTQSNEFIYSENINAIYADMSKPLGEKWQTKIGLRFENTQTKGVSKTNDQTDTNSYNKLFPSVFVGYNPNSENMFNLSYSKRIQRPSFERLNPFRFYISPISYQEGNPFLQPQISDNLEVTHTYKGKLISKAFVSYVDDGSFNIIEAEDGDQQRIVITFDNFYTAYNYGLTETFIYNPTKWWNTMTQATLSKMDTRYKDGFDLDAKLLSGWNFQLYNRNTFHLNKAKTVQAETTLIYASPQKLMYFSVSEMVSLDLGLKFSLLDKKLNCTVAVNDILKRKATSVNTKTNGIDQTYLNYFDTQNVKISLNYSFGNKKIKVEQRNSGNEEEQNRAKNN
- a CDS encoding haloacid dehalogenase type II — its product is MTTKPKLLIFDVNETLLDMSPLEQSINQALKNEWAFDIWFPTLLHYSLVETLTENYRDFSEIAAATLKMVAHKLDVQLSEEKVKKVLSPITKLSAYPEVAKSLDILSNNGFKLVALSNGKPQVVQDQLKYAKIHHFFDKVLSVEEVKNYKPHVSTYHCAYSLMNILPEDSMLIAAHGWDIAGAKRAGLKAGFIERSGKSLYPLAIEPEITGASLAEITNFLLSI
- a CDS encoding DUF1028 domain-containing protein; this translates as MIPKHKYPIIFLIALMFSGTMIAQNHPIMKDPFAHTFSIVARDSVTGEMAVGVQSHWFSVGPLVAWGKSGVGVVATQSFVNPAYGPNGLKLMEEGKSAKQALEELIADDDGEAYRQVAFLDAKGRAAAHTGDKCVESAYHHVGKNFSVQANMMLNDKVVPAMKAAFLENSDFPLAERIVKVLQAAQDAGGDIRGKQSAALIVVGANKVKNSWEDKKIDLRVDDNPAPLKELDRLLTLARAYEFMNKGDLAMEAGDVDEALRLYGSAEKLFPENLEMKYWKAVALANSKRFEEAIPVFKSIFEKDENWRTMTLRLPDSGLLNLTESELDKIVN